A stretch of the Musa acuminata AAA Group cultivar baxijiao chromosome BXJ2-7, Cavendish_Baxijiao_AAA, whole genome shotgun sequence genome encodes the following:
- the LOC135584120 gene encoding uncharacterized protein LOC135584120 isoform X2, with protein MAVRAPISLPPSRVLRLRSRSTWSDSLLPLEHLNQPLSSRPLVARAALPGSGSSGSNGPHAPSISPSSASSAIDFLTLCHRLKTTKRKGWINHGINHPESIADHMYLMALMALIAGDIPGLDRERCMKIAIVHDIAEAIVGDITPSDGVPKAEKSRREQEALNEMCKILGGGLRADEIQELWAEYENNSSMEASLVKDFDKVEMILQALEYETEHGKVLDEFFLSTAGKFQTDVGKSWAAEVISRRNKRSLSIPIKDAALLVQNNCLLHHG; from the exons ATGGCGGTAAGAGCACCGATCTCTCTTCCCCCGTCTCGCGTACTCCGCCTCCGTAGCCGCAGCACCTGGTCCGACTCCCTTCTCCCCCTTGAACACCTGAATCAGCCGCTCTCTTCGCGGCCCCTCGTCGCCCGCGCCGCCCTCCCCGGAAGCGGTAGCTCTGGGTCCAACGGGCCGCACGCGCCGTCGATCTCCCCTTCTTCCGCCTCCTCCGCCATCGATTTTCTCACCCTCTGTCATCGCCTCAAG ACTACAAAAAGAAAAGGATGGATCAACCATGGTATTAACCATCCAGAGTCTATTGCTGATCACATGTATCTCATGGCATTGATGGCTTTAATTGCTGGTGATATTCCTGGTCTTGATAGGGAAAG GTGTATGAAGATCGCAATTGTGCATGATATTGCAGAAG CTATTGTTGGTGATATCACACCATCAGATGGTGTTCCCAAGGCAGAAAAGAGTAGACGTGAACAAGAAGCGTTAAATGAAATGTGCAAAATCCTTGGTGGTGGATTGAGGG CTGATGAGATACAGGAACTCTGGGCAGAGTATGAGAACAATTCTTCTATGGAAGCTAGTCTTGTGAAGGATTTTGACAAA GTGGAAATGATTCTTCAGGCTTTGGAATATGAAACAG AACATGGAAAGGTCTTGGATGAATTCTTTCTTTCCACTGCAG GTAAATTTCAAACTGATGTTGGGAAGAGTTGGGCAGCTGAAGTGATATCAAGAAGAAACAAGAG AAGCCTCTCCATTCCCATAAAAGATGCTGCTTTGCTGGTGCAAAACAATTGCCTCTTACACCATGGCTAG
- the LOC135584120 gene encoding uncharacterized protein LOC135584120 isoform X5 gives MATTKRKGWINHGINHPESIADHMYLMALMALIAGDIPGLDRERCMKIAIVHDIAEAIVGDITPSDGVPKAEKSRREQEALNEMCKILGGGLRADEIQELWAEYENNSSMEASLVKDFDKVEMILQALEYETEHGKVLDEFFLSTAGKFQTDVGKSWAAEVISRRNKRSLSIPIKDAALLVQNNCLLHHG, from the exons ATGGCG ACTACAAAAAGAAAAGGATGGATCAACCATGGTATTAACCATCCAGAGTCTATTGCTGATCACATGTATCTCATGGCATTGATGGCTTTAATTGCTGGTGATATTCCTGGTCTTGATAGGGAAAG GTGTATGAAGATCGCAATTGTGCATGATATTGCAGAAG CTATTGTTGGTGATATCACACCATCAGATGGTGTTCCCAAGGCAGAAAAGAGTAGACGTGAACAAGAAGCGTTAAATGAAATGTGCAAAATCCTTGGTGGTGGATTGAGGG CTGATGAGATACAGGAACTCTGGGCAGAGTATGAGAACAATTCTTCTATGGAAGCTAGTCTTGTGAAGGATTTTGACAAA GTGGAAATGATTCTTCAGGCTTTGGAATATGAAACAG AACATGGAAAGGTCTTGGATGAATTCTTTCTTTCCACTGCAG GTAAATTTCAAACTGATGTTGGGAAGAGTTGGGCAGCTGAAGTGATATCAAGAAGAAACAAGAG AAGCCTCTCCATTCCCATAAAAGATGCTGCTTTGCTGGTGCAAAACAATTGCCTCTTACACCATGGCTAG
- the LOC135584120 gene encoding uncharacterized protein LOC135584120 isoform X3: protein MAVRAPISLPPSRVLRLRSRSTWSDSLLPLEHLNQPLSSRPLVARAALPGSGSSGSNGPHAPSISPSSASSAIDFLTLCHRLKTTKRKGWINHGINHPESIADHMYLMALMALIAGDIPGLDRERCMKIAIVHDIAEAIVGDITPSDGVPKAEKSRREQEALNEMCKILGGGLRADEIQELWAEYENNSSMEASLVKDFDKVEMILQALEYETEHGKVLDEFFLSTAGKFQTDVGKSWAAEVISRRNKRLGELA from the exons ATGGCGGTAAGAGCACCGATCTCTCTTCCCCCGTCTCGCGTACTCCGCCTCCGTAGCCGCAGCACCTGGTCCGACTCCCTTCTCCCCCTTGAACACCTGAATCAGCCGCTCTCTTCGCGGCCCCTCGTCGCCCGCGCCGCCCTCCCCGGAAGCGGTAGCTCTGGGTCCAACGGGCCGCACGCGCCGTCGATCTCCCCTTCTTCCGCCTCCTCCGCCATCGATTTTCTCACCCTCTGTCATCGCCTCAAG ACTACAAAAAGAAAAGGATGGATCAACCATGGTATTAACCATCCAGAGTCTATTGCTGATCACATGTATCTCATGGCATTGATGGCTTTAATTGCTGGTGATATTCCTGGTCTTGATAGGGAAAG GTGTATGAAGATCGCAATTGTGCATGATATTGCAGAAG CTATTGTTGGTGATATCACACCATCAGATGGTGTTCCCAAGGCAGAAAAGAGTAGACGTGAACAAGAAGCGTTAAATGAAATGTGCAAAATCCTTGGTGGTGGATTGAGGG CTGATGAGATACAGGAACTCTGGGCAGAGTATGAGAACAATTCTTCTATGGAAGCTAGTCTTGTGAAGGATTTTGACAAA GTGGAAATGATTCTTCAGGCTTTGGAATATGAAACAG AACATGGAAAGGTCTTGGATGAATTCTTTCTTTCCACTGCAG GTAAATTTCAAACTGATGTTGGGAAGAGTTGGGCAGCTGAAGTGATATCAAGAAGAAACAAGAGGTTAGGTGAACTGGCTTAA
- the LOC135584120 gene encoding uncharacterized protein LOC135584120 isoform X1, which translates to MAPKEQSHDDAWVHARKLDGNRHHWQCIYCDYIGKGGGITRVKMHLAGGYPDVAKCKKVPTEIRKLFQSKMKQAKEDALKKKARVEEEYHRATQEPVYDQYEGCGDEVDPDLTAGIRASLEHQHTVDEAMRHRRPDSQLEHGSGSGIQRSTSMRQPTAPSQLGRTSSMRYGGLRGFMRGLGRRSAPDIVDIDPQAYPPQTAKQTRIDDAYTKEKKRDIGKAISKWFNFHRIPANTAQGPYYQSMISSIQKSSTGIQPPTPKEIHGVYLDEEVAELKDWIKSFKRQWDEYGVTLMCDSWTGPTRMSIINFLVYCNRRVVFHKSVNVSEKIQDANYIESLMDTMVEEIGPQYVVQIITDNGANFKKAGLQLMEKRKTLFWTPCAAHCIDLMLKDIGELDTVKKCVARAQSITKFIYNHHWVHALMQKYVNGEILRPGITRFATNFIALKSLQQKRHGLKAMASSQEWSESRYSKLSNGKKIEKAILSSRFWETIAEIIKGVEPLYIVLRKVDMDKRLQMPYLKYMLISAREEVRKAFKDDFKADQYVRIIDRRTEVHMDQDIHNAAYYLNPAIQYRYALGTQNNFLTTLRNVIYRLLPNTTEAADALMEGRLFRETVGSFSDVVAISCRYTMDPVEWWLQFGGDAPHLRKVAVRVLSQTTTSSGCERNWSTFALIHTKVRNRLSYRRLEKLVYVHYNMRLKLRCAELDKEPEEPDIYPIDLQFYNEDSEPMLDWVEAAENQEDPLLDEAGDPQRPSRFITEAIEEEEAQPQRVENPPRLQHGMSQTARGTTDTQRSHSSAQRAKAKGKAIASVASLERIESGDETPSQSHSLSRSVQRHDSNTDSSASTDDGGDTGQSLVSSAQLEGGEWTEEQYFTHVTQDSDHGTRQGTGQVYARKGKEKGKGKAVDEYEQMRQSIHDIDTERDSSYSQPSYYEESYGQQQYGDSWSSFSEQQHDTEQHQYMPQELPRTNMIYDDQSTISTTLMHQWHTVYQYTMSWDQFHDWVQQTYHINMYRIEDPDPPPVEARRSFWW; encoded by the exons atggcaccaaaggaacagtcacacgatgatgcatgggttcatgcccgaaagctagatggaaaccgtcatcattggcaatgtatttattgtgactacattggtaaaggtggaggaataactcgagtaaaaatgcatttggctggtgggtatcctgacgttgcaaaatgcaagaaggttccaacggagatccgtaaattatttcaaagcaagatgaaacaagcaaaggaagatgcattaaaaaagaaggcaagagttgaggaagaatatcatagggctacacaggaaccagtttatgatcagtatgagggttgcggcgatgaagtcgacccggatctcacagctgggattcgtgcatcattggagcatcagcatacggtcgatgaagcaatgaggcatcgacgacctgactcacaattagagcatggtagtggtagtggaatccagaggtcaaccagcatgaggcaaccaactgctccttctcagttaggccgaactagtagcatgaggtatggtggactccgtggttttatgagaggtcttggcaggaggtccgcaccagatattgttgatattgatccgcaagcctatcccccacaaacagcgaaacagacacggattgacgatgcatatacaaaagaaaaaaaacgggatattgggaaggcaatctcaaaatggttcaactttcataggattccagccaacacagcccaaggtccatattatcagagcatgatctcctctattcaaaagtctagcacggggatccaacctccaacaccgaaggagattcacggcgtgtacttagatgaggaggtggcagaactaaaggattggatcaaatccttcaagaggcaatgggatgaatatggggtgacattgatgtgtgacagttggacaggaccaacaagaatgagtatcatcaactttcttgtttattgcaatagaagagtggtgtttcataagtccgttaatgtttctgaaaagatccaagatgcaaactacattgagagcttgatggacactatggtagaggagattggaccacagtatgttgtccaaataataaccgacaatggagcgaatttcaaaaaagccggtttgcaattgatggaaaaaagaaaaactttgttttggactccatgtgcagctcattgcatagatctaatgctaaaggatattggtgagttggatacggtcaagaaatgtgtagctcgagcacaatcaattacaaagtttatatataatcatcattgggtccacgcattaatgcaaaagtatgtaaatggtgagatacttcgacctggaattactcggtttgctacaaattttattgcattaaaatcattacagcaaaaaagacatggcttgaaggcaatggctagctcacaagagtggtctgaatccagatattcgaaattgagtaatggaaagaagatagaaaaggccattctttcatctagattttgggagactatagcagaaatcataaaaggtgtggaaccactttatattgtcctccgtaaggttgatatggacaagcgtctacaaatgccgtatcttaaatatatgctgatttcagcaagagaggaggtcaggaaagcattcaaagatgattttaaggccgaccaatacgtacgaatcattgatcgtcggaccgaagttcatatggatcaagatatccataatgcag cgtattatctaaacccggcaattcaatatcgatatgctctcggaacgcaaaataatttcctaacgacactacgaaatgttatatatcgactcttgccaaacactaccgaggcagccgatgctcttatggagggtcgattatttcgagaaacagttggttcattctccgacgttgtagctatatcatgccgttacactatggatcctg tcgagtggtggttacaatttggaggcgatgcaccacatttaaggaaggttgccgttcgtgtactttcacagacaacaacatctagtggttgcgaacgtaattggtcaacgtttgcgttgattcatacgaaagtccgcaacagactctcctacagacggttagagaaactagtatatgtccattataatatgcggctaaaattgcgatgtgctgagttggataaggagccagaggaaccagatatttatcccattgacctccaattctacaacgaagattcagagccaatgttagattgggttgaagcagcagagaaccaagaggatcctctacttgatgaggcgggagatcctcagcgtccttcacgttttatcaccgaggcaatagaagaagaagaagcacaaccccaacgggtagaaaatccccctcgattacaacatggtatgagtcaaactgctcgaggaactaccgatacccaacggtcacactcgtccgcccaacgtgcaaaggcaaaggggaaggcaatagcatcagttgcatcgttggaaagaatcgagtcgggcgacgagacaccttcacaatcacattctctttctcgttcggtccagagacatgacagcaacacggacagcagtgcctcaacagatgatggcggtgataccgggcagtcgttggtctcgtctgcacaacttgagggtggtgaatggactgaggagcaatattttacacatgtcactcaagattcagatcatggaactcgacaaggtactggtcaagtttatgcgcggaagggaaaggagaaggggaaggggaaggcagtggatgaatatgaacaaatgcgacagagcatacatgatatagacacagaaagagactcatcgtattcacagccatcgtattatgaagaatcatatgggcaacaacagtatggtgatagttggtcatccttctctgagcaacaacatgatacagaacaacaccaatatatgcctcaagagctgcctcggacaaatatgatttatgacgatcaatctacgatcagtaccacattgatgcatcaatggcatacggtgtatcaatacactatgtcatgggatcaatttcatgattgggtccaacaaacgtatcatattaatatgtatcggatcgaggaccccgatccaccacccgtggaggctcgtcgttcgttttggtggtag
- the LOC135584120 gene encoding 5'-deoxynucleotidase hdd1-like isoform X4: protein MAVRAPISLPPSRVLRLRSRSTWSDSLLPLEHLNQPLSSRPLVARAALPGSGSSGSNGPHAPSISPSSASSAIDFLTLCHRLKTTKRKGWINHGINHPESIADHMYLMALMALIAGDIPGLDRERCMKIAIVHDIAEAIVGDITPSDGVPKAEKSRREQEALNEMCKILGGGLRADEIQELWAEYENNSSMEASLVKDFDKVEMILQALEYETGSWHQRNSHTMMHGFMPES from the exons ATGGCGGTAAGAGCACCGATCTCTCTTCCCCCGTCTCGCGTACTCCGCCTCCGTAGCCGCAGCACCTGGTCCGACTCCCTTCTCCCCCTTGAACACCTGAATCAGCCGCTCTCTTCGCGGCCCCTCGTCGCCCGCGCCGCCCTCCCCGGAAGCGGTAGCTCTGGGTCCAACGGGCCGCACGCGCCGTCGATCTCCCCTTCTTCCGCCTCCTCCGCCATCGATTTTCTCACCCTCTGTCATCGCCTCAAG ACTACAAAAAGAAAAGGATGGATCAACCATGGTATTAACCATCCAGAGTCTATTGCTGATCACATGTATCTCATGGCATTGATGGCTTTAATTGCTGGTGATATTCCTGGTCTTGATAGGGAAAG GTGTATGAAGATCGCAATTGTGCATGATATTGCAGAAG CTATTGTTGGTGATATCACACCATCAGATGGTGTTCCCAAGGCAGAAAAGAGTAGACGTGAACAAGAAGCGTTAAATGAAATGTGCAAAATCCTTGGTGGTGGATTGAGGG CTGATGAGATACAGGAACTCTGGGCAGAGTATGAGAACAATTCTTCTATGGAAGCTAGTCTTGTGAAGGATTTTGACAAA GTGGAAATGATTCTTCAGGCTTTGGAATATGAAACAG gatcatggcaccaaaggaacagtcacacgatgatgcatgggttcatgcccgaaagctag